A genomic segment from Tuwongella immobilis encodes:
- a CDS encoding threonine aldolase family protein — protein sequence MTPIDLRSDTVTRPTPEMRAIMAAAEVGDDVFGEDPTSIALQNRVATMFGKPAALWVPSGTMSNQIAIRCHTQPGDELLCETTSHVYLWEAGGPAVLSGVTCRTIDGHAGVLELEQLASKIRPDNEHYVRTKLVCLENTHNRGGGRVYPIEKIAAISHWARHNGLAMHLDGARIWNAIIASGISAAEWGPHFDSISVCFSKGLGAPAGSMLIGSPELIAQAKRVRKLFGGGMRQIGILAAAANYALDVHLPKLADDHRHAAILADAVRETPGLQLEFDTIETNLVWFTVDPEWGTAKDVAARYREHGLLIGSMGKQVLRACTHGDVSATEIERAAAIIRQHSAPRKLARA from the coding sequence ATGACGCCGATTGATTTGCGAAGCGATACCGTCACCCGCCCCACCCCGGAAATGCGAGCCATCATGGCCGCCGCCGAGGTGGGCGACGATGTTTTTGGCGAAGATCCCACCTCGATCGCGCTCCAGAATCGAGTCGCGACGATGTTCGGCAAACCCGCCGCGCTGTGGGTTCCCTCCGGCACCATGTCCAACCAGATTGCCATTCGCTGCCACACGCAGCCCGGCGATGAACTGCTTTGCGAAACCACCAGCCACGTCTATCTGTGGGAAGCAGGTGGCCCGGCGGTGCTGTCCGGAGTGACCTGCCGAACCATCGACGGACACGCGGGCGTCTTGGAATTGGAACAACTCGCCTCCAAAATCCGCCCCGATAATGAGCATTACGTTCGCACCAAACTCGTCTGTTTGGAGAATACGCACAATCGCGGGGGTGGTCGCGTCTACCCGATCGAAAAGATCGCGGCGATTTCGCATTGGGCGCGGCACAACGGGCTGGCCATGCACCTCGACGGGGCGCGCATCTGGAATGCGATCATCGCTTCGGGGATCTCCGCTGCGGAATGGGGTCCGCATTTCGACTCGATTTCCGTCTGTTTTAGCAAGGGGCTGGGCGCACCGGCGGGATCGATGCTGATCGGCTCCCCGGAATTGATCGCCCAGGCCAAGCGCGTGCGCAAATTGTTCGGCGGCGGCATGCGGCAAATCGGCATCCTCGCGGCGGCCGCCAACTACGCGCTGGATGTGCATCTGCCGAAACTGGCCGACGACCATCGCCACGCCGCGATTTTGGCCGATGCCGTGCGCGAGACACCCGGATTGCAATTGGAATTCGACACCATCGAGACCAACTTGGTATGGTTTACCGTCGATCCCGAATGGGGCACCGCCAAAGATGTGGCCGCACGGTATCGCGAACACGGATTACTCATCGGTTCGATGGGCAAGCAAGTGCTGCGAGCCTGCACGCACGGCGATGTTTCCGCCACTGAGATTGAACGCGCCGCCGCGATCATCCGCCAGCATTCCGCGCCGCGAAAGTTGGCCCGCGCATGA
- a CDS encoding superoxide dismutase gives MPKLAPTLTAAEDVKLFELPKLPYAYDALEPHIDARTMEIHHLRHHKTYIDNLNKAVAAEKALQGKTIEELLTSLASLPEKVRPVVRNNGGGHWNHTFFWQIMSGKGGKPSGAINDAIANAFKDLPSLQAAIKTAALGRFGSGWAWLVADAKGKLSVISTANQDTPVSEGLTPVLGIDVWEHAYYLKYQNKRADYVDAWFNVVNWDLISETYEKKFGKAS, from the coding sequence ATGCCGAAACTCGCCCCCACGCTGACCGCAGCCGAAGATGTCAAGCTGTTCGAACTGCCCAAGTTGCCGTATGCCTACGATGCGCTCGAACCGCACATCGACGCCCGCACGATGGAGATTCATCACCTTCGCCATCACAAAACCTACATCGATAACCTGAACAAGGCCGTCGCCGCGGAAAAGGCACTGCAGGGCAAGACGATCGAAGAACTGCTCACCAGCCTCGCCTCGCTGCCGGAAAAGGTGCGGCCGGTCGTTCGCAATAACGGCGGCGGGCACTGGAACCACACGTTCTTCTGGCAGATCATGTCCGGCAAAGGTGGCAAGCCCAGCGGCGCCATCAACGACGCCATTGCCAACGCCTTCAAAGACCTTCCCAGCTTGCAAGCGGCGATCAAGACGGCCGCTCTCGGTCGATTCGGCAGCGGCTGGGCCTGGCTGGTTGCGGACGCCAAGGGCAAGCTCAGCGTCATCAGCACCGCCAACCAAGATACGCCGGTCAGCGAAGGTCTCACCCCGGTTCTCGGCATCGATGTGTGGGAACACGCCTACTATCTGAAATATCAAAACAAGCGTGCCGATTATGTGGATGCTTGGTTCAACGTGGTGAACTGGGATCTCATCTCGGAAACCTACGAGAAGAAGTTCGGCAAAGCCAGCTAA
- a CDS encoding RluA family pseudouridine synthase, giving the protein MSESSPLTILFEDYHCIVVAKPAPLLTQAPPGIPSLEGMVRAHIKERYSKPGNVYLGIPHRLDRPVSGVVVFARNSKSARRLAEQFQSHRVQKTYWAILEGHVEADSGTWQDYLLKIAEESRAEVVPEGTAGAKLATLEFRVLERLANGCTLMELRPQTGRMHQLRLQSASRGHPVLGDAQYGSTRPFGPPAELPRDRIIALHARSLDFFHPTSLRQTEPLRAVAPLSAFWKDSGISETWLADSGTIAMNEDGLAGVPNDEGTSPLESSDSSRQDHHQETTNDHDESP; this is encoded by the coding sequence ATGAGTGAATCTTCGCCGCTGACGATTCTGTTTGAAGATTATCACTGCATCGTCGTCGCCAAGCCTGCACCGCTGTTGACGCAAGCTCCGCCGGGCATCCCCAGCCTGGAAGGGATGGTCCGCGCCCACATCAAGGAACGCTATTCCAAGCCGGGGAATGTCTATCTGGGCATTCCGCATCGGCTGGATCGGCCCGTGTCCGGGGTCGTCGTATTTGCCCGTAATTCGAAGTCGGCGCGTCGCTTGGCGGAGCAGTTTCAGTCGCATCGGGTGCAAAAAACCTACTGGGCGATTCTGGAAGGCCACGTCGAGGCGGATTCCGGAACGTGGCAGGATTATCTGCTGAAAATCGCCGAGGAATCCCGCGCGGAAGTGGTGCCCGAAGGAACCGCCGGGGCCAAACTCGCCACGTTGGAGTTCCGCGTGTTGGAACGCCTGGCCAACGGTTGCACGCTGATGGAACTGCGGCCTCAAACCGGGCGAATGCACCAACTCCGCCTGCAATCCGCATCACGCGGCCATCCCGTGTTGGGCGACGCGCAGTACGGCTCGACGCGGCCATTTGGCCCGCCTGCCGAGTTGCCCCGCGATCGCATCATCGCCTTGCATGCACGCTCGTTGGATTTTTTCCATCCGACCAGTTTGCGGCAAACCGAACCCCTGCGAGCGGTTGCGCCACTCAGTGCGTTTTGGAAGGATTCGGGAATTTCCGAGACTTGGTTGGCCGATTCCGGCACAATCGCTATGAATGAGGACGGCTTGGCAGGCGTCCCTAACGACGAGGGAACCTCTCCGCTCGAATCGTCCGATTCGTCGAGACAGGATCACCACCAGGAGACCACGAATGACCATGATGAATCGCCGTGA
- a CDS encoding glycine--tRNA ligase, whose protein sequence is MAATDMDKLVSLCKRRGFIFQSSEIYGGINGFWDYGPLGVELKKNIKEAWWTDMVRNPPIGPKGEEITMVGLDCSIIMNPRVWEASGHVSGFSDPMVDCKTEGCKSRFRADQIPGMACPLKPSKAPGQYEKCSLTEPRTFNLMFQTYVGALQDASSVAYLRPETAQGIFANFKNVVDSSRVKVPFGIAQIGKAFRNEINPRNYTFRSREFEQMEIEFFCHPDESRMWYEWWRDLRKSWYARMGISSDKLRPREQDEKELAFYSCGTTDIEYLFPFSDEPAELEGVAHRGAYDLGQHTKFSGQDLTYFDETAWERDKASHGTNSFKEFAKKPENAELLGKYQYLPHVIEPSAGADRFTLAVLCEAYTEDKVPNDKGGEEERLVLKIHPRLAPIKAAILPLMNKDGLPEKAMALYRELKAEFNVFYDDKGAIGRRYRRQDEAGTPFCITIDPESMTNDSVTIRDRDSLKQRRIPIREVANEIRAALRPTW, encoded by the coding sequence ATGGCAGCCACAGATATGGACAAGCTGGTGTCGCTGTGCAAGCGACGGGGCTTCATCTTCCAGTCGAGCGAAATCTACGGCGGCATCAACGGCTTCTGGGATTATGGTCCGCTGGGTGTCGAGCTCAAGAAAAACATCAAAGAAGCCTGGTGGACGGACATGGTCCGCAATCCGCCGATCGGCCCCAAAGGCGAAGAAATCACCATGGTCGGGCTGGATTGCTCGATCATCATGAACCCGCGCGTCTGGGAAGCCAGCGGCCACGTCTCCGGCTTTTCCGACCCGATGGTCGATTGCAAAACCGAAGGGTGCAAGAGCCGCTTTCGTGCCGACCAAATTCCCGGCATGGCCTGCCCGCTGAAGCCGAGCAAAGCCCCCGGACAATACGAAAAATGTTCGCTGACCGAACCGCGCACATTCAACCTGATGTTCCAAACCTACGTCGGTGCGCTGCAAGATGCGTCGTCGGTCGCGTATCTGCGCCCCGAGACCGCTCAGGGGATCTTCGCCAACTTTAAGAACGTGGTGGATAGCTCGCGGGTGAAGGTGCCGTTCGGCATCGCGCAGATCGGCAAGGCGTTCCGAAACGAAATCAACCCGCGCAACTACACATTCCGCAGCCGGGAATTCGAGCAAATGGAAATCGAATTCTTCTGCCACCCGGATGAATCGCGGATGTGGTACGAATGGTGGCGCGACCTTCGCAAATCGTGGTACGCCCGCATGGGCATTAGCTCGGACAAACTCCGACCCCGCGAGCAAGACGAAAAGGAACTCGCGTTCTATTCGTGCGGCACCACCGACATCGAATATCTGTTCCCGTTCAGCGATGAACCGGCGGAACTCGAAGGCGTCGCCCACCGTGGCGCATACGATTTGGGCCAGCACACCAAATTCAGCGGCCAAGATTTGACGTATTTCGACGAAACCGCCTGGGAACGCGACAAGGCATCCCATGGCACCAATTCCTTCAAGGAATTCGCCAAGAAGCCGGAAAATGCGGAATTACTCGGGAAATATCAGTATCTCCCGCATGTGATTGAACCCTCTGCCGGGGCCGATCGCTTTACGCTGGCCGTGCTTTGCGAAGCGTATACCGAAGATAAGGTACCCAACGACAAAGGCGGCGAAGAAGAACGGCTCGTGCTCAAGATTCATCCGCGATTGGCCCCGATCAAGGCCGCGATTCTGCCGCTGATGAACAAAGACGGGCTGCCCGAAAAAGCGATGGCGCTCTATCGGGAACTTAAGGCCGAATTCAACGTCTTCTACGACGATAAAGGCGCAATTGGCCGCCGGTATCGTCGCCAAGACGAAGCGGGCACGCCGTTCTGCATCACCATCGACCCGGAATCGATGACCAATGATAGCGTGACCATCCGCGACCGAGATTCGCTCAAGCAACGTCGCATTCCCATCCGCGAAGTTGCCAACGAAATCCGGGCCGCCCTCCGCCCCACCTGGTGA
- the aroC gene encoding chorismate synthase — protein MSGNTFGERFRVTTAGVSHGPGYLCIIDGCPPGLPLSVEDLLPDLQRRRPGQSKLTTQRDEADLPEFFSGVFQGKTDGTSIGILFRNTDQRSQDYGDIVEKYRPGHADYTFDAKYGFRDYRGGGRSSARETVCRVAAGAVAKKLLATQGVRILGYVTQVGDVQTVIHDPTAVTLEQVESTPVRCPEPEAAAKMIDLIDAVRKDRDSIGGVCEMVAVGVPPGWGEPVFDKLKADLAKAMLSLPAVTAFEYGAGFRVAHMRGSEHNDLFVPKPGGGITTTTNHHGGMLGGISSGEPIVLRVAIKPTSSLPRSQPTVNKAGEATEILTRGRHDPCLLPRFVPMGEAMLALVLVDHWLRWRSQCAPIDGMPTS, from the coding sequence ATGTCAGGAAATACCTTCGGCGAACGATTTCGAGTGACCACCGCCGGCGTCAGCCATGGCCCCGGCTATCTGTGTATCATTGATGGCTGCCCGCCGGGGTTGCCGCTGAGCGTCGAGGATTTACTCCCCGATTTGCAGCGTCGCCGGCCCGGCCAATCCAAGCTGACCACGCAGCGGGATGAGGCCGATCTGCCGGAATTCTTTTCCGGCGTGTTCCAGGGCAAGACCGATGGTACTTCCATCGGCATTCTCTTCCGCAATACCGATCAGCGCAGCCAGGATTATGGCGATATTGTGGAAAAATATCGTCCCGGTCATGCGGATTATACCTTTGATGCCAAATATGGCTTCCGCGATTACCGAGGCGGTGGGCGTTCCAGCGCTCGCGAGACCGTTTGTCGCGTCGCTGCCGGGGCGGTGGCCAAGAAACTCCTCGCCACTCAGGGCGTGCGGATTCTCGGCTACGTCACGCAAGTCGGCGATGTTCAGACGGTGATTCACGATCCCACTGCGGTCACGCTGGAGCAGGTCGAAAGCACCCCCGTTCGCTGCCCGGAACCGGAAGCCGCCGCCAAGATGATCGACTTGATCGACGCGGTGCGCAAAGACCGCGATTCCATCGGCGGTGTCTGCGAGATGGTGGCAGTCGGCGTTCCGCCGGGGTGGGGCGAGCCAGTCTTCGACAAACTCAAGGCCGATCTCGCCAAGGCGATGCTATCCCTGCCTGCGGTGACAGCGTTTGAATACGGAGCGGGATTCCGTGTCGCTCACATGCGTGGATCCGAGCACAACGATCTGTTTGTGCCCAAGCCCGGCGGGGGGATCACCACCACCACGAATCATCACGGCGGAATGCTGGGCGGCATTTCCAGCGGCGAGCCGATCGTCTTGCGCGTCGCCATCAAGCCAACGAGCAGCCTGCCGCGCAGTCAGCCGACCGTCAACAAAGCGGGCGAGGCGACTGAGATTCTCACCCGAGGCCGACACGATCCCTGCCTGCTGCCGCGATTCGTCCCCATGGGCGAGGCAATGCTGGCCCTGGTGTTGGTCGATCACTGGCTGCGGTGGCGATCGCAATGTGCCCCGATTGACGGCATGCCCACGAGTTGA